The Saliniramus fredricksonii genome segment TATGTCTATGAGGCGCCGGGCGAGACCCATACGCTCGTGGTCGATCCGCATGTCGAGGAAATGATCACGCTGTTTCAGGTCAACGGCGCGATGATCTATGTCGATCCCGACGGCAATGTCACGGGCTATGACGACGTCTTCACCCGGCTCGACAAATGCCGCGCCTTTTATGCGCAAAACGGTCTCGGGGCCGATTATATCGACCAGTATATCCGCTGACGCCGTCAGCGCCGCTTTTCGCAAGGAGCCTCGTCATGGAACCGCTGCCGCGCACCCCCTCCTTCTCCCTCGATGGAAGACGTGCCCTCGTGACCGGCGCCGGACGCGGCATCGGCCTCGCCGCCGCCTGTGCGCTGGCCCAGGCGGGCGCATCCGTCGATCTCGTGGCACGCAGCGGCGACGAGATCACCGCCCTCGCCGAGGCGCTCGGCAAGGAGGGCTTTGCGGCCCGCGCCCATGCGCTCGACGTCACCGATATCGATGCGAGCGCCGCCTTCGTTGCAGAAAACGGCCCTTATGACATCCTCGTCAACAATGCCGGCATGAACCGCCCTGCGCCGCTCACCGAGATGACACCCGCCGATTACGACGCGGTAACCGATCTGAACGTGCGCGCGGCCTATTTCCTGATGCGGGCGGTGGTGAAAGGCATGATCACCGCCGGCAAGGGCGGGTCGATCATCAACATGTCCTCGCAGATGGGGCATGTCGGCGGTGCGAATCGCACGGTTTATTGCGCCACGAAACACGCCATGGAGGGCTTCACCAAGGCGCTTGCCTGGGAGGTCGGCAAGGAGGGTATCCGCGTCAACACACTG includes the following:
- a CDS encoding SDR family NAD(P)-dependent oxidoreductase; this encodes MEPLPRTPSFSLDGRRALVTGAGRGIGLAAACALAQAGASVDLVARSGDEITALAEALGKEGFAARAHALDVTDIDASAAFVAENGPYDILVNNAGMNRPAPLTEMTPADYDAVTDLNVRAAYFLMRAVVKGMITAGKGGSIINMSSQMGHVGGANRTVYCATKHAMEGFTKALAWEVGKEGIRVNTLCPTFIRTPMTAGMLADPAFEQSVVSKIALGRVGEAEDLMGAVVFLASDASRLVTGTSLLVDGGWTAQ